From the Synechococcus sp. HK01-R genome, one window contains:
- a CDS encoding DUF3119 family protein, whose amino-acid sequence MHQDHPNPNLEAVSLSANPRLPLLVLLFSLALLPLPLSPWPTLPVALFSLFLLLQTYSLRLEFCPDTLVVWRGGQELRRFPYSDWQAWRLFAPWLPGLLYFREVKSIHFLPILFDPQQLRAQLELRVGALETGKP is encoded by the coding sequence ATGCATCAAGACCATCCCAACCCAAACCTGGAGGCGGTGAGCCTCAGCGCCAACCCTCGCCTGCCGCTGCTGGTGCTGCTGTTCAGCCTGGCTTTGTTGCCGCTGCCGCTCAGCCCCTGGCCGACCCTGCCGGTGGCTCTGTTCAGCCTGTTTCTACTGCTGCAGACCTACAGCCTGCGCCTGGAGTTCTGCCCCGACACCCTGGTGGTGTGGCGCGGCGGGCAGGAGCTGCGTCGCTTCCCCTACAGCGACTGGCAGGCCTGGCGCCTCTTCGCCCCATGGCTCCCTGGGCTGCTGTATTTCCGCGAAGTCAAGAGCATTCATTTCCTGCCGATCCTTTTTGATCCGCAACAGCTGCGCGCCCAGCTGGAGCTGCGGGTGGGCGCCCTGGAGACAGGCAAGCCTTGA
- a CDS encoding ABC transporter permease — translation MQAPRWLRRLGSSLLIGGQAVTAASRGKINTIDLFDQLLEAGPSTFLIVLITGVAAGSVFNIQVAAELSGMGAGSTVGGVLAIGLAREIAPLLTATLLTGKVATAYAAQLGTMKVTEQIDAITMLRTDPVEYLVVPRLIAMVVMAPVQCLLFFGVAVWAGQMTSTAFYNIPPAVFWNSVRTWLQPDDLPFMLIKALVFGLQIAVLSCGWGLTTEGGPKEVGTSTTGSVVMILVTVALMDVLLTELLFG, via the coding sequence ATGCAAGCCCCCCGCTGGTTACGACGTCTCGGCAGCAGTCTGCTGATCGGAGGCCAGGCCGTGACCGCCGCCTCCCGCGGCAAGATCAACACCATTGACCTCTTCGATCAGCTGCTGGAAGCGGGACCAAGCACCTTTCTGATTGTGCTGATCACCGGAGTGGCCGCAGGCTCGGTGTTCAACATCCAGGTGGCCGCGGAACTGAGTGGAATGGGAGCCGGCTCCACCGTGGGTGGCGTGCTGGCGATCGGCCTGGCCCGGGAGATCGCACCCCTGCTCACCGCCACGCTGCTCACCGGCAAGGTCGCCACGGCCTACGCCGCCCAGCTGGGCACCATGAAGGTGACCGAACAGATCGATGCGATCACGATGCTGCGCACTGACCCGGTGGAATACCTGGTGGTGCCTCGACTGATCGCCATGGTGGTCATGGCACCGGTGCAATGCCTGCTCTTCTTTGGCGTCGCCGTCTGGGCAGGCCAGATGACCAGCACGGCCTTCTACAACATCCCGCCTGCGGTGTTCTGGAACTCGGTGCGCACCTGGCTGCAGCCCGATGACCTGCCGTTCATGCTGATCAAGGCTCTGGTGTTCGGCCTTCAGATCGCTGTGCTCTCGTGCGGCTGGGGCCTCACCACCGAAGGAGGCCCGAAGGAGGTAGGAACCAGCACCACCGGTTCGGTGGTCATGATTCTGGTGACCGTGGCTCTGATGGATGTGCTGCTCACCGAACTCCTGTTCGGCTAA
- a CDS encoding MFS transporter, translating to MVAYGLGDAGTGLAATQLGFYLFPFFTCAAGLPAFIAGSLLTVIKLWDALNDPLIGWMSDHTQSRWGPRLPWMLGAALPLGISLAAMWWVPEGDTLQRTLYYVVMAILLMTAYTSVNLPYAALSTELTSDTAVRTRLNAARFTGSIIAGLSGLIVASLVLSDGADGYLRMGRITGTIAALATLACCWGLAPYAKKAQRPGGHAEPPLQQLRRIRANSRFLMVLGLYLLLWFALQLMQVVALIWLVQVIHVPPSLSTWILLPFQLSALVGLQLWSLLSNRRGRIKALHWGGGLWIAACLLSMLFPVLPAGADAAQLAPLIGLILLVGLGASTAYLIPWSLLPDAIDADPARPAGLYTAWMVFGQKLIIGLSMSVFGALLSLTGYISSEACSGALSFIEQPATALLAIRLCMGLIPATLVAFGLLVMRRWPDRGAHLQHT from the coding sequence ATGGTGGCCTACGGACTCGGCGATGCCGGCACCGGACTGGCTGCCACCCAACTGGGCTTTTACCTCTTTCCCTTCTTCACTTGCGCCGCAGGACTGCCTGCCTTCATCGCCGGCTCCCTGCTCACGGTGATCAAGCTTTGGGATGCGCTCAATGATCCCTTGATTGGCTGGATGAGCGATCACACCCAGAGCCGCTGGGGCCCACGCTTGCCCTGGATGCTTGGCGCCGCCCTGCCCTTGGGGATCAGCCTAGCGGCGATGTGGTGGGTGCCTGAGGGCGACACCCTGCAGCGCACGCTCTATTACGTGGTGATGGCGATCCTGCTGATGACCGCCTACACGAGCGTCAACCTGCCCTATGCGGCCCTCTCCACCGAGCTCACCAGCGACACAGCCGTCCGCACCCGACTCAACGCCGCCCGATTCACTGGGTCGATCATCGCTGGCCTCAGCGGCCTGATCGTTGCCTCGTTGGTGCTGAGCGACGGCGCCGATGGCTACCTGCGCATGGGCAGGATTACCGGAACGATTGCAGCTCTCGCAACGCTCGCCTGCTGCTGGGGTCTCGCCCCCTACGCCAAAAAAGCCCAGCGACCAGGCGGGCACGCCGAGCCTCCCCTGCAGCAACTGCGCCGGATTCGAGCCAATTCACGCTTTCTGATGGTTCTCGGCCTGTATCTGCTGCTCTGGTTCGCCCTGCAGCTGATGCAGGTGGTGGCTCTGATCTGGCTGGTGCAGGTGATCCATGTGCCCCCAAGCCTCTCCACCTGGATCCTGCTTCCCTTCCAACTGAGCGCCCTGGTGGGCCTCCAGCTCTGGAGCTTGCTGTCCAACCGTCGCGGACGCATCAAGGCCTTGCACTGGGGTGGTGGCCTCTGGATTGCCGCCTGCCTGCTGTCGATGCTCTTTCCGGTGCTTCCCGCTGGCGCCGATGCTGCCCAGCTCGCCCCGCTGATCGGCCTCATCCTTCTCGTAGGACTCGGGGCCTCAACCGCTTATCTGATCCCCTGGTCGCTGCTGCCTGACGCCATTGATGCCGATCCGGCCAGGCCCGCTGGCCTTTACACGGCCTGGATGGTCTTCGGGCAGAAGCTGATCATCGGCCTGAGCATGTCGGTCTTCGGCGCACTCCTTTCGCTCACCGGCTATATCTCGAGCGAAGCCTGCAGCGGGGCCCTCAGTTTCATCGAGCAACCAGCCACGGCTCTGCTCGCGATCCGTCTGTGCATGGGTCTGATTCCCGCCACACTCGTGGCATTCGGCCTGTTGGTAATGCGTCGCTGGCCCGACCGCGGCGCCCATCTTCAGCACACCTGA
- a CDS encoding lactate dehydrogenase → MASNRCAAAVPRPCPQRVLLLLILWGSAGTGAALAQVSFDDCQPVAGGGITCNTVPYGNTRMQMIDGEYGLLDQASPGWAEYDPYEGYEDMLGGNQT, encoded by the coding sequence ATGGCGAGCAATCGTTGCGCTGCCGCCGTGCCACGCCCCTGCCCCCAACGAGTGCTGCTCCTCCTCATCCTCTGGGGTTCCGCCGGCACTGGAGCCGCCCTGGCCCAAGTGAGCTTCGATGACTGCCAGCCGGTGGCCGGTGGAGGCATCACCTGCAACACCGTTCCTTATGGGAACACCCGCATGCAAATGATCGATGGCGAATATGGCCTTTTAGATCAGGCCAGTCCTGGCTGGGCTGAATACGACCCCTATGAGGGCTACGAGGACATGCTCGGAGGCAACCAGACCTGA
- a CDS encoding 2-hydroxyacid dehydrogenase, producing MASARHYDIESFVRALQAGSDHVFVYSRERLTPETAVLAEGCDAVCSFVNDDLCDATLEQLAQFGVRVIALRCAGADSVDLEAARRLGLRVVNVPSYAPESVAEFALALLLCLGRRLHRSYNRVRENNFDLSGLVGLQLHGKTAGVVGTGRIGAATALLLRAFGMKVMASDPAQQDPRLSDVGIQYVGLEELLANSQVVSLHCPLLPATHHLINAERLAMMPRGALLVNTSRGGLLDTKAVIAALKAGQLGGLALDVYEQEGGLFFADHSDEVIGDDTFERLLTFPNVLVSAHQAFLTDAALEAIATTTLSNLDQVAAGLPCGNDLLR from the coding sequence ATGGCGAGTGCTCGCCACTACGACATTGAGAGTTTTGTGCGTGCCCTGCAGGCGGGCTCCGACCATGTGTTCGTCTACAGCCGCGAGCGACTCACCCCGGAGACCGCGGTGCTTGCCGAGGGCTGTGATGCCGTTTGCAGCTTCGTGAATGACGATCTCTGTGACGCCACCCTGGAGCAATTGGCGCAGTTCGGGGTGCGGGTGATCGCCCTGCGCTGCGCCGGTGCCGACAGTGTTGATCTGGAGGCCGCCCGTCGGCTGGGGCTGCGCGTCGTCAATGTGCCCTCCTATGCCCCTGAGTCGGTGGCCGAATTCGCCCTGGCTCTGCTGCTCTGCTTGGGGCGTCGTCTGCATCGTTCCTACAACCGGGTCAGGGAGAACAACTTTGATCTCAGCGGTCTGGTGGGACTGCAGCTCCATGGCAAGACCGCAGGCGTGGTGGGCACGGGCAGGATCGGCGCCGCAACCGCGCTTTTGCTTCGGGCCTTTGGCATGAAGGTGATGGCCAGCGATCCTGCCCAGCAGGACCCGCGGCTTTCTGACGTGGGAATCCAATACGTGGGTCTTGAGGAGCTGCTCGCCAACAGTCAGGTGGTCAGCCTCCACTGTCCGCTCCTCCCAGCCACCCATCATCTGATCAACGCTGAGCGTTTGGCCATGATGCCCCGGGGGGCTCTGCTGGTGAATACCAGTCGAGGCGGTCTGCTCGATACCAAGGCGGTGATTGCCGCACTCAAGGCCGGTCAGCTCGGAGGTCTCGCTCTGGATGTGTATGAACAGGAGGGAGGCCTGTTCTTTGCCGATCACAGCGATGAAGTGATCGGGGATGACACCTTTGAGCGCTTGCTCACCTTCCCCAATGTGCTGGTGAGCGCCCATCAGGCCTTCCTGACCGATGCGGCCCTGGAAGCGATCGCGACCACCACCCTCAGCAATCTTGATCAGGTGGCCGCAGGCTTGCCGTGTGGGAACGATCTCCTGAGATGA